The Micromonospora sp. NBC_00421 DNA window CAACCGCGAGCTGCCCGGGGTACGGGCCAGCGTGGTGGTCACCGCCGCCTCCGCCGAGAACGTCCGGCTGGTCGGCTCGGGCGCCGCCGAACTGGGCTTCACCCAGGCCGACGTGCTCGACACCACCCCGACCAGCCCGCCGAAGGTACTCGCGGTGGCCCGGGTCTACGACGACCTGCTGCACCTGGTCACCACCGCCGGCGGTCCGATCCGCGACCTCGCCGACCTGCGCGGGCGGCGGGTCTCGGTGGGCGCCCCCGGCTCCGGCACCGAGATCACCGCGACCCGCCTGCTGGAGGTGGCCCGACTCGGCGGCGACCGGATCCGCCAGGAACACCTGGGCCTGGACGACTCGGTGACGGCACTGCGGGCCGGCCGGATCGATGCCTTCTTCTTCTCCGGCGGCCTGCCGGTACGCGGGGTGGCGGCGCTGTCCGACGCCATCTCGATCCGGTTGGTGGACCTGGGCGAGTGGACCGAACCGCTGCGCCGTAGCTACCGCGAGGTGTACGTCTCCCGGGACATCCCCCGCTCGGTGTACGGGGTGGATCCGGTCACCACTGTCGCCAACCCCAACTATCTGATCGTCCGGGCGGATCTGCCGGAGCCGTTGGTTCGGGAGGTCACCCGGCTGCTGATGGAGCGTCGGGCAGAGTTGGCCGCCGCACATCCGGCAGCCGGCCGGATGAGTCCCCGCTCGGCGATCGCCACCACCCCGCTGCCGCTGCACCCGGGCGCGGCCGACTGGTACCGGTCCGCCAAACCCTGACCTCAGCCGGCGGGCAGGGCCGCGTCGACGGACCGGGCACCGGATCCGGGGTCGGTGTCGGTGTCGGGCGGGGCAGGGAACCACAGCTCGGCGACCAGGCCGCGCGGTTCGCCGGGATGCATGGTGAGCCGACCGTCGGAGGCGTCCACCAGCACCGCCACGATGGTGAGGCCGAGGCCGGCACCCTCGATGTTCTGCGTGTCGGGGGCCCGCCAGAACCGTTCGGTGGCCTGGTCGAGCTGGCCAGGCGTCATCCCCGGGCCGGTGTCGCGCACCTCCAGGGCGGTGCCCCCGTCGGCGTTCCGGACCGCCACGGTCACCTCCCCGCCGTCACCGCTGAACTTGATCGCGTTGTCGATCAGCGCGTCCAACGCCTGGTCGACGGCGGTGGGCACGGTCCGCGCGTACGCCGGGCCGGACGCCGCCAGGCGCAGGGTGACCGAGCGGTGCCGGGCCAGCGGCTCCCACGCGGCGACCCGGGACGCGGCCACCGCCGCCGCGTCCACGGTGACCCGCTCGTTCTGCTCGCGCTCCGCGCGGGCCAGGGTGAGCAGCCCGTCGAGGACCAGCGCCAACCGGTCGGTCTCCTCCAGGGCCAGCCGGTGCTCGGCCCGTCCGTCCGGGTCGACCACGCTCGGTCCCAACTCCTCCACCCGCAGCCGCAGCGCGGTCAGCGGGTTGCGCAACTGGTGGCTGGCGTGCGCGACGAAGGCCCGTTGCCGGTCCATCACGTCGGAGACCACCGCCGCCATGTGGTTGAAGCTGGCC harbors:
- a CDS encoding TAXI family TRAP transporter solute-binding subunit; the protein is MLLVVALGGLAACQDSPDEPVRIRIATGSPTAVYHAFGQSLSTVLNRELPGVRASVVVTAASAENVRLVGSGAAELGFTQADVLDTTPTSPPKVLAVARVYDDLLHLVTTAGGPIRDLADLRGRRVSVGAPGSGTEITATRLLEVARLGGDRIRQEHLGLDDSVTALRAGRIDAFFFSGGLPVRGVAALSDAISIRLVDLGEWTEPLRRSYREVYVSRDIPRSVYGVDPVTTVANPNYLIVRADLPEPLVREVTRLLMERRAELAAAHPAAGRMSPRSAIATTPLPLHPGAADWYRSAKP
- a CDS encoding sensor histidine kinase, which translates into the protein MRRRLVISYLLLMVLVLLALETPLAATLASRETDRVRADRLADATRFASLAGPALRGGGAGPLTGELVSYDQLYGIGAAVVDRDGRTLVVSASWSTGRDTRAALDSALAGQQFNGSDSVWPWVDGPLVVAVPINDGGEVLGAVVTATPVEKVRRTVTAWWLLLAGIGLLAVLACVSTAFGLAGWVLRPVTELDAVTHEIAEGDRGARVQDRWGPPELRRLAASFNHMAAVVSDVMDRQRAFVAHASHQLRNPLTALRLRVEELGPSVVDPDGRAEHRLALEETDRLALVLDGLLTLARAEREQNERVTVDAAAVAASRVAAWEPLARHRSVTLRLAASGPAYARTVPTAVDQALDALIDNAIKFSGDGGEVTVAVRNADGGTALEVRDTGPGMTPGQLDQATERFWRAPDTQNIEGAGLGLTIVAVLVDASDGRLTMHPGEPRGLVAELWFPAPPDTDTDPGSGARSVDAALPAG